In Magnetococcales bacterium, the following are encoded in one genomic region:
- a CDS encoding prepilin-type N-terminal cleavage/methylation domain-containing protein: protein MKSGLAGMQFGPRAIKKLALYFARPRMTVASSPSGKSLLTLPYQEGVAVMKRSTRPVPAVGIAGFTLVELSIVLVIIGIIVSLGFSVLPGAVQTAQLTATRSRMDQIQLAIEGFAVANNRLPCPASDSGSGLENPTLSTTTVTTCTSNVGFLPFGTLGLANGHDSWHNTLYYSIYKPASYATAPTNCTDFSDTTTFTTSGYDLSCYDPSNPPTRSSFCTKLQNILNSFSTVPVTRSRVHTARATDNACATGDTTATSNNNTNVAFLIASSGNEDAERNTSDTSAARKFDGNNYASIFTNNTTDICFDNPARAWKTPDSENNTTGYDDVTHAVGLATLVGRLNCP, encoded by the coding sequence ATGAAATCCGGGCTGGCAGGGATGCAATTCGGTCCGCGTGCGATCAAAAAATTGGCGCTCTACTTCGCGCGACCCCGGATGACGGTCGCCTCCTCGCCGTCCGGCAAGTCCCTGCTGACTCTCCCATACCAGGAAGGTGTTGCGGTCATGAAGCGTTCCACTCGCCCCGTCCCCGCCGTCGGGATCGCCGGGTTCACCCTCGTCGAACTCTCCATCGTGCTGGTCATCATCGGGATCATCGTCTCCCTGGGCTTCAGCGTCCTGCCCGGAGCCGTGCAGACCGCCCAACTCACCGCCACCCGGTCCCGCATGGACCAGATCCAACTCGCCATCGAAGGCTTCGCCGTCGCCAATAACCGACTGCCCTGCCCGGCTTCCGATTCCGGCAGCGGACTCGAAAATCCGACCCTGTCCACTACCACTGTCACAACATGCACCAGCAATGTGGGTTTCCTGCCATTCGGTACCCTTGGCCTCGCAAATGGGCATGACTCCTGGCACAACACGCTGTATTACAGCATTTATAAACCGGCATCCTATGCAACCGCGCCAACGAATTGCACTGATTTTTCGGATACGACAACTTTCACTACGTCAGGCTATGATTTAAGCTGCTACGACCCCAGCAATCCCCCCACACGAAGCAGTTTTTGCACCAAGCTTCAAAATATTTTGAATTCTTTCTCCACCGTACCGGTCACCCGGTCTCGCGTGCATACCGCCCGCGCTACCGATAATGCTTGCGCAACCGGCGATACCACCGCCACGTCCAACAACAACACCAACGTCGCCTTCCTGATCGCCAGCTCCGGCAACGAAGACGCCGAACGGAACACCAGCGACACCTCCGCCGCCCGAAAATTCGACGGCAACAACTATGCCTCCATCTTCACCAACAATACCACCGACATCTGCTTCGACAACCCGGCCCGCGCCTGGAAAACCCCGGATTCCGAAAACAACACCACCGGCTACGACGATGTCACTCACGCCGTCGGACTGGCCACCCTGGTGGGCCGTCTCAACTGTCCCTGA
- the hisC gene encoding histidinol-phosphate transaminase, producing the protein MSPMPLQDWIRPAVQEMAGYTPGEQPPPGVSIIKLNTNENPYPPPPEVMQAIRQAVGEALRRYPEPDSRSVREAAARAYGHDARGIVCGNGSDDLLALVLRMAVDSGETVASPDPSYTLYEPLTTIQGGRFQAVPWAENGHLPVEALAAVRAKVCLVARPNAPTGHTFPLDEVARLCRLTPGIVVLDEAYADFADDNGLALLPRHANLIVTRSFSKSLSLAGLRLGLAFMTPDLAETMHKVRDSYNLDRLAQAAAVAALDHLEAFQPAIEAIRRERKHLTSALRQRGFTVPDSQANFVLADVPSGPATGRDWLLALKNTGILVRHFGSDPRLDNRLRISIGTPEEMEHLIQTIDRLQSGPTFASET; encoded by the coding sequence ATGAGCCCCATGCCCCTGCAAGACTGGATTCGACCCGCCGTTCAAGAGATGGCCGGCTACACCCCCGGCGAACAGCCCCCGCCCGGCGTGTCGATCATCAAGCTCAATACCAACGAAAATCCCTATCCCCCGCCACCCGAGGTGATGCAGGCCATCCGGCAGGCGGTGGGAGAGGCGTTGCGCCGCTATCCGGAACCCGATTCCCGCTCCGTGCGGGAGGCCGCCGCCCGGGCCTACGGCCACGACGCCCGCGGCATCGTCTGCGGCAACGGCTCCGACGACCTGCTGGCCCTGGTGCTGCGCATGGCCGTCGACAGCGGCGAAACGGTCGCCTCTCCGGATCCCTCGTACACCCTCTACGAACCCCTGACCACCATTCAGGGAGGCCGCTTCCAGGCCGTGCCCTGGGCCGAAAACGGCCATCTGCCCGTCGAAGCCCTGGCCGCCGTCCGGGCCAAAGTCTGCCTGGTGGCCCGTCCCAACGCGCCCACCGGCCATACCTTCCCCCTCGACGAGGTGGCCCGACTCTGCCGCCTCACTCCGGGAATCGTCGTGCTGGACGAGGCCTACGCCGATTTCGCCGACGACAACGGCCTCGCCCTGCTGCCCCGTCACGCCAACCTCATCGTGACCCGCAGCTTCTCCAAATCCCTCTCCCTGGCCGGACTACGCCTGGGACTGGCCTTCATGACCCCCGACCTGGCCGAAACCATGCACAAGGTGCGCGACTCCTACAATCTCGACCGTCTGGCCCAGGCCGCCGCCGTCGCCGCCCTCGACCACCTGGAAGCCTTCCAACCCGCCATCGAGGCCATTCGCCGGGAACGCAAACACCTGACCAGCGCTTTGCGGCAGCGCGGCTTCACCGTCCCCGACAGCCAGGCCAACTTCGTCCTCGCCGACGTACCCTCCGGTCCCGCAACCGGACGCGACTGGCTCCTCGCCCTGAAAAACACCGGCATCCTGGTGCGCCACTTCGGCAGCGACCCGCGCCTGGACAACCGGTTGCGCATCAGCATCGGCACGCCGGAAGAGATGGAACACCTGATCCAGACCATCGACCGCCTGCAATCTGGCCCAACATTTGCTTCAGAAACGTAA
- a CDS encoding DUF433 domain-containing protein — protein sequence MVDYRSHITIDPGKCGGKPCIRGMRITVYDILDYLASGMTLDDLLSDFPDITREDILACLAFAADRERHILAIPA from the coding sequence ATGGTTGACTACCGGTCACATATCACCATCGATCCGGGGAAATGCGGAGGAAAGCCCTGCATTCGGGGAATGCGTATTACAGTTTATGACATTTTGGATTATCTGGCATCAGGAATGACCCTCGATGATCTATTATCAGATTTTCCAGATATTACCCGTGAAGATATTTTGGCTTGCTTGGCCTTTGCCGCCGACCGGGAGCGACACATCCTGGCTATCCCTGCATGA
- a CDS encoding DUF5615 family PIN-like protein, translated as MKLLFDQNLSPRLVSSLADLYPESAHVREFGMEAAPDNIVLDFAKKYNYILVSKDSDFFDPQILQKHPVKVVWIRRGNCSTEMIADIINRHIKDITRLETTENLYLLILY; from the coding sequence ATGAAACTGCTTTTTGATCAAAATTTATCGCCTCGTTTGGTATCCTCTTTGGCTGACCTTTATCCCGAATCGGCTCATGTGCGTGAATTTGGCATGGAAGCCGCTCCAGATAATATTGTGTTGGATTTTGCAAAAAAATATAACTATATCTTAGTAAGTAAAGATTCGGATTTTTTTGATCCTCAAATACTACAAAAACATCCAGTTAAAGTCGTTTGGATACGCCGAGGTAATTGTTCTACTGAAATGATAGCAGATATTATTAATCGTCACATAAAGGATATTACACGACTAGAAACAACTGAAAATCTATACCTTCTAATACTATATTAA
- a CDS encoding DUF4337 domain-containing protein produces METLETHEKIHEAAHHDGETHGGRLNKRIAILISVLACLLALIETGVNSTQNAYIAANIEASNLWAFFQAKSIRLTQMRTTADAVEYLLPSGLNAEQTADFRKRLAKMRADAQRYDSEPETGEGRKELAERAKSSEQRRDRALAAYHMFEYGAALIQIAIVMASAAAITSMVPLVFAAGGLGLVGVGFGCLGWFAPTLLHL; encoded by the coding sequence ATGGAGACCTTGGAAACACACGAAAAGATTCACGAAGCGGCCCATCACGACGGTGAAACCCATGGCGGGCGGTTGAACAAACGTATCGCCATCCTGATCAGCGTTCTGGCCTGTCTGCTGGCCCTGATCGAAACCGGGGTCAACAGCACGCAGAACGCCTACATCGCGGCCAATATCGAGGCTTCGAACCTGTGGGCCTTTTTCCAGGCCAAATCGATTCGCCTGACGCAGATGCGCACCACTGCCGACGCAGTGGAGTATCTGCTTCCATCGGGGTTGAATGCCGAACAGACGGCGGATTTCCGCAAGCGACTGGCCAAGATGCGCGCGGATGCGCAACGTTACGACAGCGAACCGGAGACCGGGGAGGGGCGCAAGGAGTTGGCGGAGCGGGCCAAGAGTTCCGAGCAGCGGCGGGATCGGGCTCTGGCGGCCTATCATATGTTCGAATACGGGGCGGCGCTGATCCAGATTGCCATCGTCATGGCTTCGGCGGCGGCGATCACCTCAATGGTGCCGCTGGTGTTTGCCGCCGGGGGCTTGGGCTTGGTGGGTGTCGGTTTCGGCTGTCTGGGCTGGTTTGCCCCGACCTTGCTGCACCTATGA